The sequence GCGGTGGGGGATCTGCTGGAGGCCACTCGGCTGCTGGGCCGTCCCTACCGCTTTGGCGGGACCGTGGTCAGTGGCCGCGGCTTGGGCCGTCAGCTGGGTTGGCCCACCGCCAACCTGCAGGTGGACGGCCGCAAGTTTCTGCCCCTTGAGGGGGTCTATGCCGCTTGGGCCTGGCTCGGTGAGGAGCGGCTGGCGGCGGTGATGAACCTCGGGCCCCAGCCCACGGTGGATCCCACGGCTCCCTCGGCGGTTGAGGTCCATCTGCTCGGCCGAACCCTGGAGCTCAACGGTAAAACCCTGATGGTGGAGCCGGTGCGGTTGCTGCGAACGCAGCAGCGCTTTGAGAACCTCGAGGCCCTGGTGCAGCAAATCCAGCGCGACGCCGAGTGCGCGGCTGGGCTCTTGGACTCAGCTGGCGGGGTAAGCGTTGGTTAGGCCCCAGCTGATGAAGGCGACGATCGCCCCCAGCAGCAGAATCCCTGAGATCAGCACCACCATCGGGCTGTCGGATTCGCCCTGGGCCATCGCCATTCCTGTTGGATTGCGCCTCAAACCTAAGCAGAGAGCCCTGCCCGTGCAGACGCCATGACCACACCTGAACAGCCGGCGGCGGTGTTGCGGTTGCTCGATGCCAACCTCGACCGCGCCCGTGAGGGGCTGCGGGTGATCGAGGACTGGTGCCGCTTTGGCCTCGATCGAGCGGATCTGGTGGCCCGCAGCAAGGACATGCGCCAACGCTTGGGTCGGCTGCATGACGAGCGCTACAAGCAGGCCCGCGACGCCGCTGGCGATGTGGCCACGGGTATGGCGCATCCCGCCCAGCGGGAGCGGGAGCAGCCGCAGGCGGTGGTGGCGGCGAACTGCGGCCGCGTCCAGGAGGCCCTGCGGGTCTTGGAGGAATTCGGCCGTGGCGTGGATGATCGCCTGGCTGAGGAGGCCGCGGCGGTTCGCTACGCCCTCTACGACCTGGAGGTGGATGTGATCCGAGCGAGTGCAAGCGGGCAGGAGCGGCGTGAGCGCCTTCGGGCTGCGCGTTTGTATCTGGTGACCAGTCCTTCGCCCCGGCTGGAGGCCGTAGTGGAGGCCGCTCTTGAGGGGGGTGTGCGTTTGGTGCAGTACCGCGCCAAGGACGGAAGCCTGGCTCCCGATGGCCAACCGATGACCGATGCGGTGCGCCTTCAGCAGGCCCAGGCGCTGCGGCAGCTCTGCAGTCGCCACGGCGCTTTGTTTCTGGTCAACGACCGCATCGACATCGCCCTGGCGGTGGATGCCGACGGCGTGCATCTCGGCCAGGGGGATCTCCCGCCGGCCTTGGCACGGCAGCTGCTCGGCCCTGAGAAGTTGATCGGCCGCAGCACCCACGCCCTGGAGCAGTTGCAGCAGGCCATGCGCGATGGCTGTGACTACGTCGGTGTCGGACCGGTCAACGCCACACCCACCAAGCCTGGCCGTGAGCCAGTGGGATTGGATTACGTCCGGCAGGCGGCAGCAGAGAGCGCCATTCCTTTCTTTGCCATCGGTGGGATTGAGAAGGGGAATCTGCCGGCGGTGTTGGCCACCGGTGCCACCCGGGTGGCTGTGGTGCGTGCGATCACCGAGGCTCCTGATCCGGCCCAGGCCGCCCGTGAACTGCTGGAGGCGCTGCAGGGATGATTCAGGTTCGCGTCAATGGCGAAGCCACCAGCTGCCCGGAGGGTCTGAACCTGGTGCAGATGCTCGAGCACCTCGGCTATAGACCCCAACTGGTGGTGGTGGAGTTCAACGGCGAGATCCTGCCGCGGGCCCGCTGGGCTGAACAGCCGGTTCGGGAAGCCGATGGTCTGGAGGTGGTCACCATCGTCGGCGGGGGTTCTTAGATTCCATCGAGCTAGAGCTCTGCCGTGGCCGCTTCACGTCCCTCCTCGCTCGTGCGCCGGCTGCTCAGTGGCTTGATGGTTCCGGCCCTGGTGCTCACACTTCTGCTGGCGTTGCCGCAGGCCAGCCAGGCGGCGAGCGGTGGTCGGATTGGCGGCGGCAGCTTCCGTTCCGCCCCGATGCCCCGCAGCTACGGCGGTGGCGGCTACCGCGGCGGCGGTTATCAGCGGGGCTATGGGGGCGGCTTTGGCTTCCCCTTTGTGGTGCCCTTCTTCTTTGGTGGGGGCGGCCTTTTTGGCTTCTTGATCCTGATGGCCGTGGTGGGCTTGCTGGTGAATGCGGTCCGCGGTGGCGGCGGTGGTGGTGGCGCCTCCCTGCCGGCTGGCATGCGAGGCGGTTCGATCGATCGTGCTCAG is a genomic window of Synechococcus sp. A10-1-5-1 containing:
- a CDS encoding thiamine phosphate synthase; the protein is MTTPEQPAAVLRLLDANLDRAREGLRVIEDWCRFGLDRADLVARSKDMRQRLGRLHDERYKQARDAAGDVATGMAHPAQREREQPQAVVAANCGRVQEALRVLEEFGRGVDDRLAEEAAAVRYALYDLEVDVIRASASGQERRERLRAARLYLVTSPSPRLEAVVEAALEGGVRLVQYRAKDGSLAPDGQPMTDAVRLQQAQALRQLCSRHGALFLVNDRIDIALAVDADGVHLGQGDLPPALARQLLGPEKLIGRSTHALEQLQQAMRDGCDYVGVGPVNATPTKPGREPVGLDYVRQAAAESAIPFFAIGGIEKGNLPAVLATGATRVAVVRAITEAPDPAQAARELLEALQG
- the thiS gene encoding sulfur carrier protein ThiS, giving the protein MIQVRVNGEATSCPEGLNLVQMLEHLGYRPQLVVVEFNGEILPRARWAEQPVREADGLEVVTIVGGGS